DNA from Methanomassiliicoccus luminyensis B10:
ATGTTCGAGTCTGACGACCCCCGCGACTACCAGGCGGGGTTCCCGGCGCACCCCCACCGGGGCATCGAGACCGTAACCTACATGTTGAAGGGAGAGATGGAGCACGGGGACAGCACCGGGACCAGGGGCCTGATAGGTCCCGGAGAGGCGCAGTGGATGACCGCGGGGAGCGGGATCATCCACCAGGAGATGCCGGTGGTGTCGTCCGAGGGGATAAACGGCCTGCAACTATGGGTGAACCTGCCCCAGCGGGCCAAGATGAAGAGGCCCCAGTACCGGGACGTCAGGAAGGACAGCATCAAGAAGGTGGACCTGGGCGACGGCGTGGAGGCCAGGATCATTGCCGGCGAGCTTGAGGGGTCTGCCGGCCCGGTAAGGGACCTGGAATCCGACATCCAGTTCTTCGACGTGGTCATGAACCCTGGCAGCACCGTCTCGCTGAACGTGCCCAGAGGCCGCACCTCTTTCGCCCTGGTGCTGGACGGCGCGGCCTCCTTCGAGCCCGGCGGCTCGCCCGTCAAGAAGGGCGAGGCAGCGGTGTTCGCCGACGGGGACTCCGTTCAGGCCGGCGCGTCGGACCGCGGGGCCAGGTTCCTGCTCATCTCCGGAGATCCCCTGAACGAGCCGGTGTTCTGGCGCGGGCCCATCGTGGTGAACTCGCAGGAAGAGCTGGACCGGACCTTCGAGGAACTGCGGAACGGTACCTTCGTCAAGTGAGGACGCCGATCCTCCTTTTTATCTTCGATCGTCCATGGATGTCTGGTCCGGCGTTCGGTTCAGACAGGACATTTTTTAAACGGTGATGCATATTAGCCGTTCGGGATGCACTTATGGTTGCTGACGTGAAAGTTCCAGCTCAAGATGCGGAGAAGGCCGAGGAGAAGCGCAGGGAGAACGTGTGGAGGGTCGCCCCCCGCATATGGGAGAGGTGCCTGACCTGCGAGGTGCGCAAGAAGTGCACCGAGGCCGGGGTGGTAAGGGGATCCAGGGCCTGCATCAATGCCCGCGCTTCCCTGATAAAGAGAGGCGGCGAGAAAGGGCCGTTCTAAGGCGACATTCAGGGCCATAATCAGGCTGCAGATAATGCGTCATTGGCTTCGCGTCCAGCGATAGCATTGAAGAGAACGGGCAGGGAAGGTCTTGTCTCCGGCCGCCCCGGGTCCGTCGCGATCACCGTTCCTGCTCGGAAGGCCCGACCGGCCCAGCGGTCTGCCTTGCGG
Protein-coding regions in this window:
- a CDS encoding pirin family protein codes for the protein MKDTTKMMRRVDRVLKGEETMEGAGVRLKRVLGRDERSTLDPFLMLDMFESDDPRDYQAGFPAHPHRGIETVTYMLKGEMEHGDSTGTRGLIGPGEAQWMTAGSGIIHQEMPVVSSEGINGLQLWVNLPQRAKMKRPQYRDVRKDSIKKVDLGDGVEARIIAGELEGSAGPVRDLESDIQFFDVVMNPGSTVSLNVPRGRTSFALVLDGAASFEPGGSPVKKGEAAVFADGDSVQAGASDRGARFLLISGDPLNEPVFWRGPIVVNSQEELDRTFEELRNGTFVK